The Kitasatospora paranensis genome has a window encoding:
- the aspS gene encoding aspartate--tRNA ligase: MIRTHDAGTLRAEHAGTTVTLAGWVARRRDHGGVAFIDLRDASGTVQIVVRDLDSVHGLRAEYCVKVVGEVRVRPEGNENPDIATGAVEVVVSDIEVLSEAAPVPFPVAEYEPGTVNEEVRLRYRYLDLRREGPARALRLRSKVSNIIRRVMEENDYLDIETPYLTRSTPEGARDFLVPVRLQPGSWYALPQSPQLFKQLLMVAGMERYYQIARCFRDEDFRADRQPEFTQLDIEASFVDQEDILALGEKVIGAIWREVHGYEIPNPLPRMSYADAMSRYGSDKPDVRFGQELTDLTGYFAGTEFRVFQAPYVGAVVMPGGASQPRKQLDAWQDWAKARGARGLAYVLVDAETGELRGPVAKNLSEEHLAGLAAAAGAKPGDAVFFAAGKKAPSQELLGAARLEIGRRCNLIDESQWAFLWVVDFPMFEPIEDDKGEFQGWHAVHHPFTAPTAESLATFDTDPGAALSNAYDLVLNGSELGGGSIRIHQRDVQKRAFDAIGLSEEEAASQFGFLLDAFNYGPPPHGGVAFGLDRVVTLLGGYDTIRDVIAFPKTSTGGDPLTGAPTPITPAQRREAGVDAKPKSETKSDTEPKA; this comes from the coding sequence GTGATCCGCACGCACGACGCGGGCACGCTCCGCGCGGAGCACGCCGGAACGACCGTCACCCTGGCCGGCTGGGTCGCCCGCCGCCGCGACCACGGCGGTGTCGCCTTCATCGACCTGCGCGACGCCTCCGGCACCGTGCAGATCGTCGTCCGCGACCTCGACTCGGTGCACGGCCTGCGCGCCGAGTACTGCGTCAAGGTCGTCGGCGAGGTCCGGGTCCGCCCCGAGGGCAACGAGAACCCGGACATCGCCACCGGCGCGGTCGAGGTCGTCGTCAGCGACATCGAGGTGCTCTCCGAGGCCGCCCCCGTCCCGTTCCCGGTCGCCGAGTACGAGCCCGGCACGGTCAACGAGGAGGTCCGGCTGCGCTACCGCTACCTGGACCTGCGCCGCGAGGGCCCGGCCCGCGCGCTGCGGCTGCGCTCGAAGGTCAGCAACATCATCCGCCGGGTGATGGAGGAGAACGACTACCTCGACATCGAGACGCCGTACCTCACCCGCTCCACCCCCGAGGGCGCCCGCGACTTCCTCGTCCCCGTCCGCCTGCAGCCGGGCTCCTGGTACGCCCTGCCGCAGTCGCCGCAGCTGTTCAAGCAGCTGCTGATGGTGGCCGGCATGGAGCGCTACTACCAGATCGCCCGCTGCTTCCGGGACGAGGACTTCCGCGCCGACCGCCAGCCGGAGTTCACCCAGCTCGACATCGAGGCCTCGTTCGTCGACCAGGAGGACATCCTGGCCCTCGGCGAGAAGGTCATCGGCGCGATCTGGCGCGAGGTGCACGGCTACGAGATCCCGAACCCGCTGCCGCGCATGAGCTACGCGGACGCCATGTCCCGCTACGGCTCGGACAAGCCGGACGTCCGCTTCGGCCAGGAGCTCACCGACCTCACCGGGTACTTCGCCGGTACCGAGTTCCGGGTCTTCCAGGCCCCGTACGTCGGCGCCGTCGTCATGCCCGGCGGCGCCTCGCAGCCGCGCAAGCAGCTCGACGCCTGGCAGGACTGGGCCAAGGCGCGCGGCGCCCGCGGCCTGGCCTACGTGCTGGTGGACGCGGAGACCGGCGAGCTGCGGGGCCCGGTCGCCAAGAACCTCTCCGAGGAGCACCTCGCGGGCCTGGCCGCCGCCGCCGGCGCCAAGCCCGGCGACGCGGTGTTCTTCGCCGCCGGCAAGAAGGCCCCCTCCCAGGAGCTGCTCGGCGCGGCCCGCCTGGAGATCGGCCGCCGCTGCAACCTGATCGACGAGTCGCAGTGGGCCTTCCTCTGGGTGGTCGACTTCCCGATGTTCGAGCCGATCGAGGACGACAAGGGCGAGTTCCAGGGCTGGCACGCGGTGCACCACCCGTTCACCGCGCCCACCGCGGAGTCGCTCGCGACCTTCGACACGGACCCGGGCGCGGCGCTCTCCAACGCCTACGACCTGGTGCTGAACGGCTCGGAGCTGGGCGGCGGTTCGATCCGTATCCACCAGCGCGACGTGCAGAAGCGGGCGTTCGACGCGATCGGTCTCTCCGAGGAGGAGGCTGCCTCGCAGTTCGGCTTCCTGCTCGACGCGTTCAACTACGGCCCGCCGCCGCACGGCGGCGTCGCGTTCGGCCTGGACCGCGTGGTCACGCTGCTCGGCGGGTACGACACCATCCGGGACGTCATCGCCTTCCCGAAGACGTCCACCGGCGGCGACCCGCTGACCGGTGCCCCCACCCCGATCACCCCGGCGCAGCGCCGCGAGGCGGGCGTCGACGCGAAGCCGAAGTCCGAGACCAAGTCGGACACCGAGCCCAAGGCCTGA